The window ATTTTTTCTTTCAATGTAGCCTTTTTTTTCTAAAATTATTAGGTGTTTGTGAGCAGCTCTCGGACTTTTGAATCCAAAATGCTTCATTATATCTCTTATACTTGGTGCAAATCCGTTTTTTCCCATATAAGATTTTAGGAATTCTAAGATTTGGGCTTGCCTTTTTGTTAAATCTTCCATTTTCGTATCCCCTTTCTTAATTTTTACAGGTATATTCGTTTAAACAAAATTTCACTCGGTTTCTTGAACCTCTATTGTTCCCACTACTGAATCATTTTCATCTAACCTAACAACAATAACTCCTTGGGTAATTCTGCCTAAAACGTTTATATTATCAACGTTAACTCTAATTGCTTTGCCTTTTTTAGTAAAAACAAGAATATCTTTTCCGTCTTGTACACTCATAGCGCATATAATAGAACCGATCTTCAAAACATCTCTTACTGTTTTTAAACCTACGCCTCCACGATTCTGAACCCTGTAGGAATCAAATAAAGCTCTTTTTCCATAACCTTTTTCGGTTATTAATAGTAATTTTTTATCTTTTTCCTCTCTTACGACATTCACCACTTCATCATCTTTCCTTAACTTAATAGAGTTAACTCCCATGGCGTTTCTCCCCATCTTTCTTACATCGGATGAATGGAATTTAAGCGCCATACCTTTTTTTGTAATTACCAATATATTTTCATCTTTGCTATTTAATAGGATTGCATCCACTACCATATCGTTATCTGATAAATTTATGGCCCTAATACCGTTGTTTCTTGCATTTCTAAATTCTCTTAGCGAAGTTCTTTTTACCTTTCCTAATTTTGTAAAGATCATAATATCTTTATCATAATCTCCGTCTAAGGAAATTGGAGCGATAGTTTTTATATCTTCTGCCTCACTCAAACTAATAAAATTAGCGATATGTTTACCTTTTGATCCTTTGAAACTTGTTTCTATCTCATAAGCGTTAATTTGATAAGCTTTTCCCGCAGAACTTATCAACATAAGCTTAGATAATCTGTTAGTATTGATTATTTCTTTAACGTTATCATCTTCAGATATTTTTAACCCTTTTACACCTTTTCCGCCTCTTCCCTGGACCTTATATTCATTTGAAGGAATGGCTTTTATATATCCCCATTTTGTTAGTACAATAACGACATCTTCATCTTGAACCATTTCAACTTCTTCAGAAAAATTTGATTCGTTGTACAGAATTTCAGTTCTTCTATCATCACCGAATTTTTCACGTACTTCATCAAGTTCTTCCTTAATTACATTCATCAATTTATCTTTATTATTCAAAATTTCGATATCTTTTTCTATCTGGGTATATAAGCCTTTTAACTCTTCTTTTAGATTGTTGGATTCCAATCTTGAAAGACTTATTAATCGCATATCTGCTATAGCTTTTGCTTGTTCTTGGGTTACACCTATTGTTTCCTGCAAATTTTTTAAAGCCATTTCTGGATTCTCAGAATTTCTAATAATTTCCACAACCGTGTCTATTCCTTGAACAGCTTTTATTAACCCTTCCACGATATGAGCTCTTTTTTTAGCCTTTTCTAATTCATATTTTACTCTTCGGGTTATTACTTCAACCCTGTGATCTAAAAAGCTTTGCAATAACATTTTTAAATTCATCAAAGAAGGTTTATCTTTATCAATGACATTCATCTGAACGTAAAAATATGATTGAAGATTTGTGTGTTTAAACAATTCATTGATCAATCTTTTTATATTCGCATTTCTTTTTAATTCTATAACTAGCCTAATTCCCTCTTTATCGCTTTCGTCTCTTACATCTTTAATTCCAGAATCCTTTTTTTGTTCTTTTAATCTGACTGCATATTTAACTATTTGTTGAATTATATCAGATTTAGAGACGTTGTAAGGAATTTCATCAAAAACAATGGAAGTTCCCTTATCATTCTCTTCAATTCTATATTTCCCTCTAATAGTTATTTTGCCTCTTCCATTCTCATATAGCTCAGCTAGATTTTCTCCATCAACTACCAAACCACCTGTTGGAAAATCAGGGCCTTTAATATGTTTTAGTAAGTCTTTTACCTCACAATCGGGATTTTCAATCATTAATTTTAAGGCATTCACCAGTTCTTTTAAATTATGTGGTGGAATATTTGTAGTCATTCCAACAGCAATTCCACTAGAACCATTCATTAAAAGATTAGGTAATCTCGTAGGTAAAACTATAGGTTCCTTTAAAGAGCCATCGAAGTTATCCCTGAAATCAACAGTGTCTTTATCTATATCTTTGAGCATATACTCGCCTAATTCAGGCATCCTTGCCTCAGTATACCTCATTGCGGCAGGCGGATCGCCATCTATCGAACCAAAGTTTCCTTGAGCTTCAACTAATGGGTATCTCAAAGTGAAAGATTGACCCATTCTAACCAGGGCATCATAAATAGCAGCATCCCCATGGGGATGATACTTACCCATAACTTCTCCAACAATACGGGCATTTTTTTTGAATGAAGAATTATGTTTTAACCCCAACTCACTCATAGAATATAATATTCTTCTTTGAACGGGTTTCAATCCATCCCTTACATCTGGGATAGCTCTACTAACAATAACGCTCATAGAGTATAATAAATATGAAGTTCTAAGTTCATCGGTAAAATCTTTAATTATTATCTGGTTTTGATCTTCCATTTTTTACATTTACCTCCATTATGAAATCTTTGCGCCGGCTTCTACGTCTTTTTCTACTGTTAATACACTTAAATTTCCATTAGAATCTTTTGCTGCCAATAGCATTCCTTCTGATGTTTCACCCATCAATTTAGCGGGTTTTAAGTTTGAAATTATAATTATTTTTTTATTCTCTAAATCTTCCGGTGAATAAAAATTCTTAATTCCTGCAATAATCTGTCTGGTTCCTAAGGGGCCAACATCTAGTTGTAAACGTAGTAATTTGTTAGATTTTTCTATATTTTCTGCTTTGATTACTTGGGCAACTCTAAGATCAACTTTCTTGAAATCATCTATCTCAATAATATTTTGTATATTAGTATTTTCTTCTGACATAACTTTTTCTGCCTCCTCTGTTTCTGTTGTTTTTATTATTCTTTTCCAGGTTTTGGTATCTATTCTTTCAAAAACCGGAGAGCCTTTATCTATTTTTATCCCGTATTCTAATACCCCTTTCCTAAAATTTTTAGGGCTTAAATGATTTAAATCGTAACCGAACTTTTGTAGTATTATTTTTGAGGTATCTGGCATCACAGGGCTTATTAGAACTGCTATTATTCTAATACTATCAAGCAAATTATATATGACCGTTGCCAGTCTATCTTTTCTTTCGGGGTCTTTACCTAAAATCCAAGGTTCCGTCAAATCGATATATTTATTAGAAAATCTTATTAATTCCCAAAGATTCTCTAAAGCCTGTGTAAATTGATAAGAATCCATACATTTTAAATACTCTTTTGTTTTGTTTTCAAGAATATCGTATAGTTCTTCATCTATTATATCTTTTTCTTGAGGTTTTGGGATAACCCCATTGAAATATTTCTCCGCCATAGTAAGTGTTCTGTATACTAAATTGCTCAAATCATTAACCAAATCCGCATTGTACCTTGTTATAAGATTTTCTTCTGAAAAATCCCCATCTCTTCCAAAATTTATATCTCTTAGCAAGTAATATCTAACAGCATCTTTGCCATATGCATCCATTAAAATTCTAGGATCAACCGCATTTCCCAGAGATTTAGATATTTTTTGGCCATTTACAGTCAACCACCCATGAGCGAAAACTTTTTTAGGAAGAGGCAGATCAGCAGACATCAGCATTGCAGGCCATATAATTGAATGAAACCTGTTAATCTCTTTACCTATTAAATGAAGATCCGCGGGCCAGTATTTATCGAACTTCTCTTTATCATCAAAGTAACCAATAGAACTAACATAATTTATTAAAGCATCCACCCAAACATAGACAACATGTTTTGGATCGGATTCTAAAGGTATACCCCAATCGAAAGTTGTTCGGGTAATACTTAAATCGTTCAAACCACTCTTTAAAATTTGAAGCATCTCATTTTTTCTAAAAGACGGCTCAACAAAATCAGGATGTTTTTCATAATGGTCTAAAAGAGGTTGGGTATATTTTGAAAGTTTGAAAAAATAATTCTCTTCCTCTACCCATTTTAATTCTCTATTACACTCAGGACATAATTTTGTGTTCTCTTTTATTATTATCTCTTTTTCATCCCAAAACGATTCATCGTGTATACAATACCAACCGGTATATTTTCCCTTGTATATATCCCCTTTTTCGATCATTTTATTTATCATTATCTGAACGGTTTTCATATGATAATCATCAGTTGTTCTTACAAAATGGTCGTAACTTATCCCAAGTTCGTCCCACAATTTTTTGAATTTTGATGAAAGATTATCCACATATTCTTGTGGAGACATATTTCTTTCTTTGGCAGCTTGTAAAACCTTTTGACCGTGTTCATCTGTCCCCGTTAAGAAGAAAACATCGTACCCCAACATCCTTTTAAATCTAGCAATTATGTCAGCAACGATGGTAGTATATGCAGAACCTATATGAGGTTCACTATTGACATAATATATTGGGGTAGTCACATAAAACGTATCCATGAAAGCACCTCCGGATTCATTGCAAAATTAATTTTTATTCCTTCTATTAACCTAAATTATTATATCATAAAAAATCATTTGGTATTCTTATTTATTCTGAAAATTATTTTAAAGTTGAGTATTTTCAAAAAATAAAACTATGGTATAATTCAAAAGAATTGTTACGTTGAAAGAATATTAAAAATATTATAGAAACCGGAGGGATAGAGTTGAGGTTTTCTGATTTTTATGCTCCTACTTTAAAAGAAGCTCCATCAGATTCTGACATCAAAAGTTATGAATTATTGATAAGAGGTGGATTTATAAGAAAGATATCTTCAGGTGTTTATAGTTATTTACCGCTTGGATGGAAAGTAATAAGAAAGATAGAAAGTATTGTAAGAGAAGAAATGGAAAATATAGGTTCTCAAGAAATTATGCTGCCGATAATTCATCCTGCGGAACTTTGGAAGATGACTGGAAGATGGGACGATTATGGTCCTGAACTTATGAAACTAAAGGATAGGCACGACAGAGAGTTCACCTTAGG of the Petrotoga sp. 9PW.55.5.1 genome contains:
- the metG gene encoding methionine--tRNA ligase, encoding MDTFYVTTPIYYVNSEPHIGSAYTTIVADIIARFKRMLGYDVFFLTGTDEHGQKVLQAAKERNMSPQEYVDNLSSKFKKLWDELGISYDHFVRTTDDYHMKTVQIMINKMIEKGDIYKGKYTGWYCIHDESFWDEKEIIIKENTKLCPECNRELKWVEEENYFFKLSKYTQPLLDHYEKHPDFVEPSFRKNEMLQILKSGLNDLSITRTTFDWGIPLESDPKHVVYVWVDALINYVSSIGYFDDKEKFDKYWPADLHLIGKEINRFHSIIWPAMLMSADLPLPKKVFAHGWLTVNGQKISKSLGNAVDPRILMDAYGKDAVRYYLLRDINFGRDGDFSEENLITRYNADLVNDLSNLVYRTLTMAEKYFNGVIPKPQEKDIIDEELYDILENKTKEYLKCMDSYQFTQALENLWELIRFSNKYIDLTEPWILGKDPERKDRLATVIYNLLDSIRIIAVLISPVMPDTSKIILQKFGYDLNHLSPKNFRKGVLEYGIKIDKGSPVFERIDTKTWKRIIKTTETEEAEKVMSEENTNIQNIIEIDDFKKVDLRVAQVIKAENIEKSNKLLRLQLDVGPLGTRQIIAGIKNFYSPEDLENKKIIIISNLKPAKLMGETSEGMLLAAKDSNGNLSVLTVEKDVEAGAKIS
- the gyrA gene encoding DNA gyrase subunit A, which encodes MEDQNQIIIKDFTDELRTSYLLYSMSVIVSRAIPDVRDGLKPVQRRILYSMSELGLKHNSSFKKNARIVGEVMGKYHPHGDAAIYDALVRMGQSFTLRYPLVEAQGNFGSIDGDPPAAMRYTEARMPELGEYMLKDIDKDTVDFRDNFDGSLKEPIVLPTRLPNLLMNGSSGIAVGMTTNIPPHNLKELVNALKLMIENPDCEVKDLLKHIKGPDFPTGGLVVDGENLAELYENGRGKITIRGKYRIEENDKGTSIVFDEIPYNVSKSDIIQQIVKYAVRLKEQKKDSGIKDVRDESDKEGIRLVIELKRNANIKRLINELFKHTNLQSYFYVQMNVIDKDKPSLMNLKMLLQSFLDHRVEVITRRVKYELEKAKKRAHIVEGLIKAVQGIDTVVEIIRNSENPEMALKNLQETIGVTQEQAKAIADMRLISLSRLESNNLKEELKGLYTQIEKDIEILNNKDKLMNVIKEELDEVREKFGDDRRTEILYNESNFSEEVEMVQDEDVVIVLTKWGYIKAIPSNEYKVQGRGGKGVKGLKISEDDNVKEIINTNRLSKLMLISSAGKAYQINAYEIETSFKGSKGKHIANFISLSEAEDIKTIAPISLDGDYDKDIMIFTKLGKVKRTSLREFRNARNNGIRAINLSDNDMVVDAILLNSKDENILVITKKGMALKFHSSDVRKMGRNAMGVNSIKLRKDDEVVNVVREEKDKKLLLITEKGYGKRALFDSYRVQNRGGVGLKTVRDVLKIGSIICAMSVQDGKDILVFTKKGKAIRVNVDNINVLGRITQGVIVVRLDENDSVVGTIEVQETE